Proteins from one Oncorhynchus gorbuscha isolate QuinsamMale2020 ecotype Even-year linkage group LG18, OgorEven_v1.0, whole genome shotgun sequence genomic window:
- the LOC124003855 gene encoding protein disulfide isomerase Creld1, translating into MMRTGWHLLAAGLYSVLSQVVLVRGCMDSCKECSGPQNDLCLECRTGWTLHDNTCVDIDECGTELGQCPPNTYCFNTEGNYQCKGCDQACVGCMGAGPVRCRKCAAGYRLTGAKCLDIDECSERVLACSGLDEICTNLDGSFHCDCAEGFTRKNNVCVQKKLPSGVGEMGLFEDVQDEEVEVLQQMFFGVLLCALATLAAKGDMVFTSIFMGGVAAMAGYWLIDRGDHVLDSFLKGR; encoded by the exons ATGATGAGGACTGGCTGGCACCTCCTTGCTGCAGGGCTGTACTCAGTGCTGTCCCAGGTAGTTCTGGTCCGAGGCTGTATGGACTCCTGTAAGGAATGCTCAGGGCCTCAGAATGACCTGTGTCTGGAGTGCAGAACAGGCTGGACCCTCCATGACAACACATGTGTAG ACATAGATGAGTGTGGCACAGAGCTGGGCCAGTGTCCCCCCAACACCTACTGCTTCAACACAGAAGGCAACTATCAGTGCAAAG GCTGTGACCAGGCCTGTGTAGGCTGTATGGGTGCTGGGCCAGTTCGCTGCAGGAAGTGTGCTGCTGGCTACAGACTAACCGGAGCAAAGTGTTTAG aTATAGATGAATGCAGTGAGCGGGTTCTGGCGTGTTCAGGGCTGGATGAGATCTGTACCAATTTGGATGGATCTTTCCACTGTGACTGTGCTGAAGGCTTCACACGCAAAAACAACGTCTGTGTGCAGAAAAAGCTACCCAGTG gtGTGGGTGAGATGGGTCTGTTTGAGGACGTCCAGGATGAAGAGGTGGAGGTTCTACAGCAGATGTTCTTTGGGGTGCTGCTCTGTGCTCTGGCCACCCTGGCTGCTAAAGGAGACATGGTCTTCACCTCCATCTTCATGGGTGGAGTGGCGGCCATGGCTGGATACTGGCTCATAGACAGGGGAGACCACGTATTGGACAGCTTTCTGAAGGGACGCTAG